From Paenibacillus sp. V4I7, one genomic window encodes:
- a CDS encoding DUF3817 domain-containing protein: MRLTSYIEGISYLFLLFIAMPFKYFLEQPQLVSVGGMFHGVMFILYILTAVHAFVQRRWNLKRALLIIACIFIPFLFIKQDRMIQNEELELKKGQPNDPKKRA, encoded by the coding sequence TTGCGTCTAACAAGCTATATTGAAGGTATCTCCTATCTTTTCCTCCTGTTTATTGCCATGCCGTTTAAATACTTCTTGGAACAGCCTCAACTCGTTTCTGTCGGCGGTATGTTTCACGGCGTGATGTTCATACTTTACATTTTAACGGCAGTGCACGCTTTTGTGCAAAGACGTTGGAACTTGAAGCGAGCACTCCTAATTATTGCCTGTATTTTCATCCCTTTCCTCTTCATCAAGCAAGATCGTATGATCCAAAACGAGGAGTTGGAGCTAAAGAAGGGTCAACCCAATGACCCAAAAAAGAGGGCTTAG
- a CDS encoding exodeoxyribonuclease III: MKLVSWNVNGLRACVNKGFIDYFGQMEADIFCLQETKLQEGQINLELGEAYTQYWNYAVKKGYSGTAVFTRIQPLSVRYGMEENEEPEGRILTLEFDNFYLVTVYTPNAKRDLSRLDYRVEWEDRFRSYLLQLDAQKPVIVCGDLNVAHHEIDIKNAKGNLNNSGFTPQERGKMTELLDAGFIDTFRHLYPDRTDVYSWWSNMPGVRARNVGWRIDYFLASTRLGPKITDAQIDCDILGSDHCPVVLELDLI; the protein is encoded by the coding sequence ATGAAACTTGTATCCTGGAACGTTAATGGGTTGAGAGCATGTGTAAATAAAGGGTTTATTGATTATTTCGGGCAAATGGAGGCAGATATATTTTGTCTTCAAGAGACGAAGCTGCAGGAAGGACAAATTAACCTAGAACTAGGCGAAGCCTATACGCAATATTGGAATTATGCGGTTAAAAAAGGGTATTCCGGCACTGCCGTTTTTACAAGAATTCAACCGCTATCGGTGAGATATGGTATGGAGGAGAACGAAGAGCCAGAGGGTCGGATTCTCACGTTGGAATTCGACAATTTCTACCTAGTGACCGTCTATACACCCAATGCTAAACGGGATCTCTCCAGGCTGGATTACCGAGTGGAGTGGGAAGATCGCTTTCGAAGCTACCTCTTGCAACTAGACGCCCAAAAGCCAGTTATCGTTTGCGGCGATTTGAATGTTGCCCACCATGAAATTGACATTAAGAATGCAAAAGGGAATCTCAATAATTCAGGATTTACCCCTCAGGAACGCGGCAAAATGACGGAATTGTTGGATGCGGGATTTATTGATACGTTCCGACATCTCTACCCAGATCGGACAGATGTCTACTCGTGGTGGTCTAATATGCCAGGTGTAAGAGCGCGGAATGTGGGATGGAGAATCGACTACTTCCTTGCTTCTACGAGACTAGGTCCTAAGATCACTGATGCACAAATTGACTGCGATATATTGGGCAGCGATCATTGTCCTGTCGTATTGGAACTCGATTTGATCTAA
- the cysK gene encoding cysteine synthase A: MTKIYSNLTELIGNTPLLELWNYNNRHGLDAKIVAKLEYFNPAGSVKDRIGFAMIKEAEKSGKINKDTVIIEPTSGNTGIALAFAAAALGYRLIIILPDSFSIERRKLLKALGAELVLTPASEGMLGAIKKAEELAAKMPNSFIPQQFSNPANPEIHRNTTAEEIWKDTDGKVDIFIAGVGTGGTITGVGEILKQRNPSVQVIAVEPSDSPVLSGGSRGVHHIQGIGAGFVPDNFHRSIVDEIFTVTNEDAVTTARELARTEGLLVGISSGAAAYAAREIAKRPENKGKTIVVILPDTGERYLSTNLFDE, from the coding sequence ATGACGAAAATTTATAGCAATTTGACAGAGTTAATCGGTAATACGCCGCTGCTTGAGCTCTGGAATTATAATAATCGGCACGGACTTGATGCCAAAATTGTCGCGAAGCTGGAGTATTTTAACCCGGCTGGCAGTGTAAAAGATCGTATCGGTTTCGCGATGATTAAAGAGGCTGAAAAATCAGGAAAGATCAATAAAGATACTGTCATTATTGAGCCTACCAGCGGAAATACAGGAATCGCACTTGCTTTTGCAGCCGCTGCACTTGGGTATCGGTTAATCATTATATTGCCTGATTCTTTTAGTATTGAACGTAGGAAATTATTAAAGGCCTTAGGTGCAGAACTCGTTCTCACTCCAGCCTCTGAAGGCATGTTAGGCGCAATTAAAAAAGCAGAGGAATTAGCTGCAAAGATGCCAAACTCCTTTATACCGCAGCAATTTAGCAATCCAGCCAACCCGGAGATTCACAGAAATACCACGGCCGAAGAAATATGGAAAGATACAGACGGTAAAGTCGATATTTTCATCGCGGGAGTTGGCACGGGAGGGACAATTACTGGTGTAGGCGAGATACTGAAACAGAGAAATCCATCCGTCCAAGTGATAGCTGTCGAGCCATCCGATTCACCTGTCTTGTCAGGTGGCAGTCGTGGCGTACATCATATTCAGGGTATCGGTGCCGGGTTTGTTCCAGATAATTTCCACAGATCAATTGTTGATGAAATATTTACTGTGACCAATGAAGATGCTGTAACGACGGCCCGTGAGCTTGCCAGAACGGAAGGTCTGCTGGTCGGCATCTCATCCGGCGCGGCAGCTTACGCAGCAAGAGAAATTGCTAAACGGCCTGAGAATAAAGGGAAGACCATCGTTGTTATCCTGCCAGATACCGGTGAGCGGTATTTGTCTACGAATCTATTTGATGAGTGA
- a CDS encoding MDR family MFS transporter — MTKSTNQTGIVLAGLLLAILMASMDNTIVATAMGSIIADLGGLDKFVWVTSAYMVAEMAGMPIFGKLSDMYGRKRFFIFGILVFMLGSALCGTATSIVQLSLYRAIQGIGGGALVPIAFTIMFDAVKPESRGKLMGLFGAVFGLSSIFGPLLGAYMTDYIKWEWIFYINLPLGLIAFLMVAIFYKESLQHAKQRIDWAGAFSLVGAIVCLMFAMELGGKQFAWNSAQIISLFTGFALLTVTFLYVETRAEEPIISFRMFRDRLYSASNAIAMLSGAAFITASVYIPIFIQGVLGGSATNSGLVLLPMMLGTVVTATVGGFLISKFSYRAILISTLILLVAGMALLITLTPDSSRLLITAYMILVGLGIGASFSVLSNAAIHSVPASQRGAANSTLNFLRSLGMTIGITIFGIIQSHSLTRHLSDAFTGSGQSAMPQGLDFKDPHALLDPATRTQIPEQLLAKISEGLSSSIVATFAWGLIPAALALVAAFAMSKEKFVIETDKDTFAAASH, encoded by the coding sequence ATGACGAAATCAACAAATCAAACCGGCATTGTTTTAGCCGGATTACTGCTAGCCATTCTAATGGCTTCGATGGACAATACCATCGTTGCGACAGCTATGGGCTCCATTATCGCAGACCTTGGAGGACTCGATAAATTCGTTTGGGTAACTTCGGCTTACATGGTCGCTGAAATGGCAGGGATGCCGATTTTCGGTAAACTATCGGATATGTATGGGCGCAAACGTTTTTTCATCTTTGGCATCTTAGTGTTTATGCTTGGATCTGCTCTTTGTGGAACAGCCACCTCGATCGTACAGTTAAGCTTGTACCGGGCCATTCAAGGTATTGGCGGCGGTGCCTTGGTACCTATCGCTTTCACAATCATGTTCGATGCGGTTAAACCGGAAAGCAGAGGCAAACTAATGGGATTGTTTGGAGCAGTGTTCGGATTGTCCAGCATCTTCGGACCGCTCCTTGGCGCTTATATGACCGACTATATTAAGTGGGAGTGGATTTTCTATATTAATTTACCATTAGGCCTGATTGCTTTCCTGATGGTTGCCATTTTCTATAAGGAATCCCTCCAGCATGCTAAACAGCGTATCGACTGGGCCGGCGCATTCTCGCTTGTTGGTGCCATCGTCTGCCTCATGTTCGCCATGGAGCTTGGTGGTAAACAATTCGCATGGAACTCCGCTCAGATCATTAGCTTATTTACTGGATTTGCTCTTCTCACGGTTACTTTCCTCTATGTGGAGACGCGGGCAGAGGAACCTATTATCTCCTTCCGGATGTTTCGGGATCGCCTCTATTCGGCAAGCAATGCGATCGCGATGTTAAGTGGAGCAGCCTTCATTACGGCATCTGTCTACATTCCGATCTTCATTCAAGGCGTTCTCGGAGGAAGCGCAACGAACTCAGGCCTCGTACTTCTGCCTATGATGCTCGGCACAGTTGTTACAGCTACCGTGGGCGGCTTCCTCATTAGTAAATTCTCATATCGAGCCATCCTGATCTCTACCCTCATTCTACTTGTAGCAGGTATGGCACTTCTGATTACGTTGACGCCAGATTCATCGCGTTTGCTTATCACTGCCTATATGATATTAGTCGGTTTGGGAATCGGCGCTTCATTCTCTGTGCTCAGTAACGCTGCTATTCATTCTGTACCTGCCAGTCAACGAGGGGCAGCGAACTCTACGCTGAATTTCCTTCGCTCACTCGGCATGACGATCGGAATCACCATCTTCGGCATTATTCAAAGCCATTCATTAACCCGGCATTTATCGGATGCCTTTACGGGGAGTGGCCAATCTGCGATGCCGCAGGGCCTAGACTTTAAGGACCCACATGCTCTGCTTGACCCCGCGACTCGCACTCAAATTCCGGAGCAATTGCTTGCGAAAATATCAGAAGGACTCTCCTCCTCCATCGTGGCCACATTTGCGTGGGGACTTATCCCTGCTGCACTCGCTTTAGTTGCCGCTTTTGCCATGAGCAAAGAGAAATTTGTTATAGAAACAGATAAAGATACATTCGCGGCCGCATCGCATTAA